Proteins encoded in a region of the Mariprofundus ferrinatatus genome:
- a CDS encoding carbohydrate porin, with protein sequence MNSNMKKHGLACLIIACFAAAPALAEDGDSAITAELSYIAESVRNFSGGLQKGVKNEAAGTLAATVDLEKAAGWSGATAYVEFIVNHGRDPSGSLIGDFQTASNIADGNRTRLQQAWIEQRFLDDMVAVLVGAHDLNSEFYVSEYGGLFTNSSFGIGPEISGNVGTSLWPEAGLASRVAIQLDDQASFRVAGYDGDPATRGLSAAEGYVYIAEAAYATAGGAYKIGAWRHTKAPVQGGGAGLAGGYIVIDQPLMEWGGGELGMFLQYGLAQRSAESIKNYIGGGLHISGLIPGRGDDEAGIAVARADFSSNYRTINPGFKKAETVIELTYRAQLFDWLAIQPAFQYIISPSGDPALANAKVGILRAEIGI encoded by the coding sequence ATGAATTCAAACATGAAAAAGCATGGTCTGGCCTGCCTGATTATCGCCTGTTTTGCTGCCGCTCCTGCTTTGGCTGAAGATGGCGATAGCGCCATTACAGCAGAGCTCAGCTATATCGCCGAGAGTGTGCGCAATTTCTCCGGCGGATTGCAGAAAGGGGTGAAAAATGAAGCGGCGGGCACCCTGGCTGCAACTGTTGATCTTGAAAAGGCTGCCGGCTGGAGTGGCGCAACGGCTTATGTTGAGTTCATCGTCAACCACGGAAGAGATCCCAGTGGTTCACTTATCGGCGACTTCCAGACAGCCAGTAACATTGCCGACGGCAACCGCACGCGACTGCAGCAGGCATGGATAGAACAGCGATTCCTGGATGATATGGTTGCAGTTCTGGTTGGCGCACATGATTTGAATTCCGAATTTTATGTCTCCGAGTATGGCGGGCTTTTCACCAACTCATCATTCGGCATCGGTCCGGAAATCAGTGGTAATGTAGGTACTTCGCTGTGGCCTGAGGCGGGGCTGGCTTCCCGGGTCGCTATTCAGCTGGATGATCAGGCATCTTTTCGTGTTGCCGGCTATGACGGTGACCCTGCAACGCGCGGCCTGAGTGCTGCAGAGGGCTATGTGTATATAGCTGAAGCGGCCTATGCCACTGCAGGAGGAGCCTACAAAATCGGTGCCTGGAGGCACACCAAGGCCCCAGTGCAGGGCGGAGGTGCCGGCCTGGCGGGCGGTTACATTGTGATCGATCAACCCTTGATGGAGTGGGGCGGGGGTGAGCTCGGCATGTTCCTGCAGTACGGCCTTGCACAGCGCTCTGCTGAAAGTATCAAGAATTATATAGGGGGCGGCTTGCATATCAGCGGCCTGATTCCGGGGCGCGGCGATGATGAAGCCGGCATTGCTGTGGCGAGGGCTGATTTTTCCAGTAATTACAGGACGATCAATCCCGGCTTCAAAAAAGCAGAGACTGTTATCGAGCTGACCTATCGAGCCCAGTTATTTGACTGGCTGGCTATCCAGCCGGCTTTCCAGTATATCATTTCACCCTCAGGTGATCCCGCACTGGCTAACGCAAAAGTTGGTATCCTGCGAGCTGAAATAGGGATTTAG
- a CDS encoding NnrS family protein: MSEGSPPVINISNGGSVSTPKRWSPFALGFRPFFLLAGWFATLFMATSLGGFVSGIWHYNYFELSLWHAHEMLFGFGVAVIAGFLLTAVRNWTGLATPSGLPLALLVLLWLAPRVLSAVPMPAMIFALLDMLFLPVLALLIYLRVKQAKQPHNYSVPALLLLLAVANAGIHLDLLGQLPGVSSGMLHLGVLTFVAIIVLIGGRVVPFFIGSATASQAGSKRWIEKAALPSVMLFAGVNLLLPVDGLVAVLAVAVGLLHAKRMQQWYVASIWKEPMLWVLYLGYAWLVAGFFFYAAALMFNLPLTEAVHAWTVGAIGAFTLGMMARVSLGHTGRPVQALPWMPAGFILIVAAAFARVVMPLINPAWLDSIVMFSATCWIIAFLIFAIRYSMLLLKPRLDGKEG, from the coding sequence ATGTCTGAGGGTTCCCCTCCAGTGATCAACATTTCCAATGGGGGCTCTGTTTCCACGCCAAAGAGGTGGAGCCCGTTCGCCCTGGGGTTCCGTCCCTTCTTTCTGCTGGCCGGGTGGTTCGCCACTCTTTTCATGGCCACTTCACTCGGTGGCTTCGTTAGCGGCATCTGGCACTACAACTATTTCGAACTCTCCCTCTGGCATGCACATGAGATGCTGTTCGGATTCGGCGTGGCCGTCATTGCAGGTTTTTTGCTTACAGCTGTGCGCAACTGGACGGGGCTTGCCACGCCGAGCGGCTTGCCACTGGCCCTGCTGGTGCTGCTCTGGCTGGCTCCACGGGTTCTCTCGGCCGTGCCGATGCCGGCGATGATTTTTGCCCTGCTCGATATGCTGTTTCTGCCGGTTCTGGCATTGCTTATCTACCTGCGAGTGAAGCAGGCAAAACAGCCGCACAACTACAGCGTACCGGCACTATTGCTGCTGCTTGCAGTGGCCAATGCCGGCATCCACCTCGATCTGCTCGGCCAATTACCAGGGGTTTCGTCAGGGATGCTGCATCTGGGCGTTCTCACGTTTGTTGCGATCATCGTGCTGATTGGCGGGCGCGTTGTACCCTTCTTTATCGGCAGTGCAACGGCTTCGCAGGCGGGATCAAAGCGGTGGATTGAGAAGGCAGCGCTTCCTTCGGTAATGCTCTTTGCCGGGGTTAATTTACTGTTGCCTGTGGATGGGCTGGTTGCCGTCCTGGCAGTCGCAGTAGGGTTGCTGCATGCTAAGCGTATGCAGCAATGGTATGTTGCTTCTATCTGGAAAGAGCCGATGCTCTGGGTGCTCTATCTGGGTTACGCATGGCTTGTTGCAGGATTCTTCTTCTATGCAGCTGCCCTGATGTTTAATCTTCCGTTGACTGAAGCGGTGCATGCCTGGACGGTTGGTGCGATTGGTGCATTTACGCTTGGTATGATGGCGCGCGTTTCTCTCGGGCACACCGGTCGCCCTGTGCAGGCACTGCCATGGATGCCAGCAGGTTTCATTCTGATAGTTGCGGCCGCATTTGCCCGGGTTGTCATGCCTCTGATTAATCCGGCCTGGCTTGACAGCATCGTGATGTTCAGCGCAACGTGCTGGATTATCGCATTCCTGATTTTTGCTATCCGCTATTCGATGTTGCTCCTGAAGCCGCGGCTGGATGGCAAGGAAGGCTGA
- the sufT gene encoding putative Fe-S cluster assembly protein SufT produces MNRAGDMITTTRDVDAVLIPLGTPVTIPAGALVLITQELGGSYTVSVSGNLARIEGKDADALGFGAAEGEEKEAAAEEKKEVTTGPVDEQQIWDVLRTCYDPEIPVNIVDLGLVYDVHVVETDEGGNHVDIVMTLTAPGCGMGPFIVDDVRQKALSVDHVSDVEVELVFEPAWDRSMMSDEARLQLGMF; encoded by the coding sequence ATGAACAGAGCGGGCGATATGATTACAACCACACGCGATGTCGATGCAGTGCTGATTCCCCTCGGCACGCCCGTGACTATTCCTGCGGGAGCGCTGGTGCTGATCACCCAGGAGCTCGGAGGCTCATATACTGTCAGCGTATCCGGCAATCTGGCCCGCATCGAAGGCAAGGATGCTGATGCCCTGGGCTTTGGTGCAGCAGAGGGTGAGGAAAAAGAGGCTGCCGCCGAAGAGAAAAAAGAGGTGACGACAGGACCCGTCGATGAACAGCAGATATGGGATGTACTGCGAACCTGTTATGATCCGGAGATTCCGGTCAATATCGTTGATCTTGGGCTTGTTTATGATGTGCATGTGGTTGAGACCGACGAGGGTGGTAACCATGTCGATATCGTCATGACGCTGACTGCGCCCGGCTGCGGCATGGGCCCATTCATTGTCGATGATGTAAGGCAGAAGGCACTTTCGGTAGATCATGTCAGCGATGTCGAGGTGGAGCTGGTGTTCGAGCCGGCCTGGGACCGATCGATGATGTCCGATGAAGCACGCCTGCAACTGGGCATGTTCTAA
- the sufB gene encoding Fe-S cluster assembly protein SufB, with translation MSDIKQERKPEEFTGREYEAGFVTDIEADTLPPGLNEDVIRHISMMKEEPEWLLNWRLEAFRHWQTMTEPHWAHVSYPAIDYQAVSYYSAPKSKKDGPKSLDEVDPKLLETYAKLGIPLREQEMLAGVAVDAVFDSVSVATTFKGKLKEAGVIFCPISEAVRDYPELVQKYLGTVVPTGDNYFAALNSAVFTDGSFVYIPKGVRCPMELSTYFRINAMNTGQFERTLIIADEGSYVSYLEGCTAPQRDENQLHAAVVELVALDDAQIKYSTVQNWYPGDENGVGGIYNFVTKRADCRGHRSKVSWTQVETGSAITWKYPSCVLQGDHSVGEFYSVALTKMCQQADTGTKMIHLGKNTRSTIVSKGISAGRGNQSYRGLVRIGKDAENARNYTQCDSLLIGDKCGAHTFPYVEVKNATATMEHEATTSKIGEDQLFYCQSRGISEEDAVNMIVNGFCKDVFNELPMEFAVEANRLMEVSLEGAVG, from the coding sequence ATGAGTGACATTAAGCAGGAGCGCAAACCGGAAGAGTTTACAGGCCGCGAATATGAGGCGGGCTTCGTTACCGATATCGAGGCGGACACCCTGCCGCCGGGGCTGAACGAGGATGTGATTCGCCATATCTCCATGATGAAAGAGGAGCCCGAATGGCTGCTCAACTGGAGGCTTGAGGCATTCCGCCACTGGCAGACCATGACCGAGCCGCACTGGGCGCATGTGAGCTATCCAGCGATCGACTACCAGGCCGTATCCTATTACTCCGCGCCGAAATCGAAGAAGGATGGCCCCAAGAGCCTCGATGAGGTTGACCCCAAGCTTCTGGAGACCTATGCCAAGCTCGGTATTCCGCTGCGAGAGCAGGAGATGCTGGCCGGCGTTGCAGTCGATGCGGTGTTCGATTCGGTCTCAGTAGCAACCACCTTCAAAGGCAAATTAAAGGAGGCGGGTGTAATCTTCTGCCCGATCTCCGAGGCCGTTCGTGACTATCCTGAACTGGTGCAGAAGTACCTTGGCACCGTGGTTCCGACCGGTGACAACTATTTTGCCGCGCTCAACTCGGCAGTGTTTACCGATGGCTCGTTCGTATACATCCCGAAAGGGGTGCGTTGCCCGATGGAGCTTTCGACCTATTTCCGCATCAATGCAATGAATACAGGCCAGTTCGAGCGTACGCTGATCATTGCAGATGAGGGTTCGTATGTATCATACCTGGAGGGGTGCACAGCACCGCAGCGCGACGAGAACCAGCTGCATGCTGCGGTCGTTGAACTCGTGGCACTCGATGATGCGCAGATCAAGTATTCGACAGTGCAGAACTGGTATCCGGGCGATGAAAACGGCGTGGGCGGTATTTACAACTTCGTCACCAAGCGGGCCGATTGCCGTGGCCATCGCTCCAAGGTGAGCTGGACGCAGGTGGAGACAGGAAGTGCCATCACATGGAAATATCCGAGCTGCGTGCTGCAAGGCGATCACTCGGTTGGCGAGTTCTACTCCGTGGCCTTGACCAAGATGTGCCAGCAGGCAGATACCGGCACCAAGATGATTCATCTTGGAAAAAACACCAGAAGTACGATCGTCTCCAAGGGCATCTCTGCTGGGCGCGGTAACCAGTCCTATCGAGGTCTGGTTCGCATCGGCAAGGATGCCGAGAACGCTCGCAACTACACCCAGTGTGACTCGCTTTTGATTGGCGACAAATGCGGAGCGCACACCTTTCCCTATGTCGAAGTGAAGAATGCAACAGCAACGATGGAGCATGAAGCTACCACCTCAAAGATCGGAGAGGATCAGCTCTTCTACTGTCAGAGCCGCGGCATCTCTGAAGAGGATGCCGTCAACATGATCGTCAACGGCTTCTGCAAGGATGTGTTTAACGAATTGCCGATGGAGTTCGCCGTTGAAGCGAACCGGCTGATGGAAGTGAGCCTAGAAGGCGCAGTGGGATAA
- a CDS encoding aminotransferase class V-fold PLP-dependent enzyme produces the protein MTIDIHSVRADFPILDQQVYGRPLAYLDNAATTQKPQCVIDAITNYYTRDNANVHRGVHALSERATAAYEGARKKIADFFNAKSVREVVFTRGTTEAINLVAHSWGGVNVRHGDEVLITHMEHHSNIVPWQMLCDHVGATLKVLPINEKGELIMEALDEMLSGRTKLVGVVQMSNALGTINPVAEIIERAHAVGAKVLVDGAQAAAHIAVDVQALDCDFYVTSAHKMYGPTGIGVLLAKEGLLDAMPPYQGGGDMIRMVTFEKTEFNDLPYKFEAGTPNISGAIGFGAAIDYISEIGFDAIHAREKELLAYATSQAEAFKGLRLIGTAKEKACVLSFVLEGVHPHDLGTILDREGVAIRAGHHCAMPVMQFFKVPATARASFSIYNSEAEVDALFTALKKAQEIFG, from the coding sequence ATGACGATCGATATCCACTCAGTGCGCGCCGATTTTCCGATTCTGGATCAGCAGGTTTATGGCAGGCCGCTGGCCTACCTCGATAATGCTGCGACGACCCAGAAGCCGCAGTGTGTAATTGATGCGATCACGAATTATTACACCCGCGACAATGCCAATGTGCACCGCGGCGTGCATGCGCTATCCGAGCGCGCAACCGCTGCCTACGAGGGGGCGCGGAAGAAGATTGCCGATTTCTTCAATGCAAAAAGCGTGCGCGAGGTGGTTTTCACGCGTGGAACCACCGAGGCGATCAATCTGGTGGCGCACAGCTGGGGCGGCGTCAATGTGCGTCATGGCGACGAGGTACTGATTACCCACATGGAGCACCACTCCAACATCGTGCCGTGGCAGATGCTTTGCGACCATGTCGGGGCAACGCTCAAGGTTCTCCCTATCAACGAGAAGGGCGAGCTGATCATGGAGGCGCTCGACGAGATGCTCTCCGGCCGCACGAAACTGGTGGGTGTTGTGCAGATGTCCAATGCGCTCGGCACGATCAACCCGGTGGCCGAAATCATTGAGCGGGCTCACGCTGTGGGTGCAAAGGTGCTGGTGGACGGGGCACAGGCGGCGGCACATATTGCCGTGGACGTGCAGGCACTCGACTGCGACTTTTATGTCACCAGTGCCCACAAGATGTACGGTCCGACCGGCATTGGCGTGCTGCTGGCCAAAGAGGGGTTGCTTGATGCCATGCCTCCCTATCAGGGCGGCGGCGACATGATCCGCATGGTCACCTTCGAGAAGACCGAGTTTAATGATCTCCCCTATAAGTTCGAGGCGGGAACACCGAACATCTCCGGCGCCATCGGATTTGGTGCGGCGATCGATTATATCAGTGAGATTGGATTCGATGCGATCCATGCGCGAGAGAAAGAGCTGCTCGCCTACGCCACTTCCCAGGCAGAGGCATTTAAAGGATTGCGTCTGATCGGCACGGCGAAAGAGAAGGCGTGTGTATTATCCTTTGTGCTCGAAGGCGTGCATCCGCATGACCTCGGTACTATTCTTGATCGTGAGGGGGTGGCAATCCGCGCCGGCCACCACTGCGCCATGCCGGTGATGCAGTTTTTCAAAGTTCCGGCCACTGCGCGTGCTTCATTCTCGATCTACAACAGCGAGGCCGAAGTGGATGCGCTCTTCACGGCCCTGAAAAAAGCGCAGGAGATTTTCGGCTAA
- the sufD gene encoding Fe-S cluster assembly protein SufD, with product MSSVLNAIRESAWRAFASDGMPSSRDEDWKYTDLSRITAVQGDLWWESAGKAVVDADSVTIPGLDAYRLVICNGVVDLGASVIPDAITITPLASLLQDDPDAVVELMLDDRDAPFASGITALNSARASDGCCICVPDSLKLDRPIHILHLSSGGASHTRTGITVGSYAEVEIIEHFAGSDVAEGVTNSVTAIRLAAGAKCEHYRLQLEGAKQWHLGRVEVNQKRDSNYTMHAVELGSQLSRVDVVNDLNEPGAESELNGLFVLSGRQHVDHHTRIAHEVPHCRSRENYRTVLDGRSHGVFNGKVVVAEGAIKTDSAQSNANLLLSNRAEIDTKPELEIYNDDVKCAHGATVGQLDKNQLFYLKSRGLSEEEAKQLLTFAFADAILARMGSDSVRRYIERAAFAKLPNISGLEGLLV from the coding sequence ATGAGCAGTGTGTTGAATGCAATCCGAGAATCGGCTTGGCGGGCTTTTGCATCCGACGGGATGCCCTCTAGCCGCGATGAGGACTGGAAATATACCGACCTGTCACGCATCACAGCGGTACAGGGCGATTTGTGGTGGGAGTCTGCAGGCAAAGCCGTTGTCGATGCCGATAGCGTTACCATTCCCGGTCTTGATGCCTACCGTCTGGTGATCTGCAACGGCGTGGTCGATCTTGGCGCATCTGTAATCCCGGATGCGATCACCATTACCCCGCTGGCATCGCTGCTGCAGGATGATCCCGATGCGGTCGTTGAATTGATGCTGGATGATCGTGATGCACCGTTTGCCAGTGGCATTACCGCCTTGAACAGCGCCAGAGCATCAGATGGCTGCTGTATCTGTGTGCCCGACAGCCTGAAGCTGGACAGGCCGATCCATATTCTGCATCTGAGCAGTGGCGGTGCATCACATACCAGAACCGGCATCACTGTCGGCAGCTACGCCGAAGTTGAGATCATCGAACATTTTGCCGGCAGTGACGTTGCAGAAGGTGTGACCAACAGTGTAACGGCGATCCGTCTGGCTGCCGGGGCCAAATGTGAGCATTATCGCCTGCAGCTTGAAGGTGCCAAACAGTGGCATCTCGGGCGTGTCGAGGTGAATCAGAAGCGTGACTCAAACTACACCATGCATGCAGTCGAGCTGGGTTCGCAGCTCTCCCGCGTCGATGTAGTGAATGATCTTAACGAGCCCGGTGCCGAGAGCGAGCTTAATGGCCTGTTCGTGCTCTCCGGTCGCCAGCATGTCGATCACCACACCCGTATTGCACACGAGGTGCCGCACTGTCGAAGCCGCGAGAACTATCGCACTGTGCTTGATGGACGTTCGCACGGCGTATTCAACGGCAAGGTGGTGGTGGCCGAAGGGGCGATCAAGACCGACTCGGCACAATCCAATGCCAACCTGCTGCTTTCGAACCGTGCCGAGATCGATACCAAGCCGGAGCTTGAGATCTACAACGATGATGTGAAGTGCGCGCATGGTGCGACGGTGGGCCAGCTGGACAAGAACCAGCTCTTCTATCTGAAATCGCGCGGGCTTTCAGAGGAAGAGGCGAAACAGCTGCTTACGTTCGCTTTTGCCGATGCGATTCTGGCCAGAATGGGCAGCGATTCCGTGCGCCGCTATATCGAGCGCGCCGCGTTTGCCAAGTTGCCCAATATCTCCGGCCTTGAGGGGTTACTGGTATGA
- a CDS encoding non-heme iron oxygenase ferredoxin subunit translates to MSEWINIVAEGELSPGSRKVVATPYAEIAVFNIDGKFYAIEDICTHDGGELASGICEGDQIVCPRHGARFCIRDGRALTPPAYENIDTFPVRIEGGMVQVDIDG, encoded by the coding sequence ATGTCTGAGTGGATCAATATTGTGGCGGAGGGCGAGTTGTCTCCGGGAAGCCGGAAAGTGGTGGCAACCCCCTATGCAGAAATTGCTGTCTTCAATATCGATGGCAAGTTCTATGCGATTGAGGATATCTGCACGCACGATGGCGGCGAACTGGCCAGTGGAATCTGTGAGGGTGATCAGATTGTCTGTCCGCGTCACGGTGCCCGCTTCTGCATCCGGGATGGCAGGGCTCTGACTCCGCCTGCCTATGAAAATATCGATACCTTTCCTGTGCGTATTGAGGGCGGCATGGTACAGGTAGACATCGATGGATGA
- a CDS encoding SUF system Fe-S cluster assembly regulator, with protein sequence MLRLTKLTDYGILLMTHMAASSQERFTAGELAEITRIPSPTVSKILQMLLHEGLLDSTRGAKGGYRLTRPSTDINVRDIINVFEGSIALTECNLDNSSCDQHDVCSTSNNWKRINQAVRQALQDISLADMTEQDFVPIFRLQRGIAISKVH encoded by the coding sequence ATGCTCAGACTGACCAAATTGACGGACTACGGCATCCTTCTGATGACGCATATGGCGGCATCAAGCCAGGAGCGTTTCACCGCGGGCGAACTTGCCGAGATTACCCGCATTCCGTCCCCCACTGTCAGCAAAATCCTGCAGATGCTGCTGCATGAAGGGCTGCTTGATTCCACCCGTGGCGCCAAAGGCGGATATCGACTTACCCGCCCATCCACTGACATCAACGTGCGCGACATCATCAATGTGTTTGAAGGTTCAATTGCGCTGACCGAGTGCAACCTCGATAACAGTTCATGTGATCAGCATGATGTCTGCTCCACCAGCAACAACTGGAAGCGGATCAACCAGGCGGTGCGTCAGGCGTTGCAGGATATATCTCTGGCAGACATGACCGAGCAGGATTTCGTGCCCATCTTCCGCCTGCAGCGTGGCATTGCCATCTCGAAGGTGCACTGA
- the sufU gene encoding Fe-S cluster assembly sulfur transfer protein SufU has product MFELRDLYQQVIVDHNKAPRNFGKLEHYNHDADGYNPLCGDRLHVYLNINDEGIIDGVSFEGEGCAISVASASLMTETLKGTPVAEFKEKFDTFQHMVTADLSEEPDTEKLGKLAVLSGVREFPSRIKCAVLCWHTMKSAVEDSSEVARTE; this is encoded by the coding sequence ATGTTCGAGTTAAGGGATCTGTATCAGCAGGTGATCGTCGATCACAACAAGGCTCCGCGCAATTTCGGCAAACTGGAGCATTACAATCACGATGCCGACGGCTATAACCCGCTTTGCGGCGACAGGCTGCATGTCTATCTTAACATCAACGATGAGGGGATTATTGATGGAGTCTCCTTCGAAGGGGAAGGCTGCGCCATTTCGGTCGCTTCTGCATCGCTGATGACCGAGACGCTGAAAGGCACGCCTGTTGCTGAGTTCAAAGAGAAGTTCGACACGTTCCAGCATATGGTAACAGCCGATCTTTCCGAGGAGCCGGATACCGAGAAGCTAGGCAAGCTGGCTGTGCTCTCCGGCGTGCGCGAATTCCCCAGTCGCATCAAGTGCGCCGTACTCTGCTGGCACACGATGAAGTCGGCGGTTGAGGACTCCAGCGAGGTGGCGAGGACAGAATGA
- the sufC gene encoding Fe-S cluster assembly ATPase SufC yields MIKIENLHASVGGKEILKGINLEIGAGEVHAIMGPNGSGKSTLSNVIAGRDGYEVTQGTITYKGKNLLEMNPEERAWEGVFLAFQYPVEIPGVNNTYLLKAGVNAKRKHQGEQELDAIDFMQLVKAKAKLVELDQSFLSRGVNEGFSGGEKKRNEIFQMAVLEPSLALLDETDSGLDIDALRIVAKGVNTLRAADRSIVMVTHYQRLLDYIKPDVVHVLADGKILKTGDASLALELEERGYDWVREEAAA; encoded by the coding sequence ATGATCAAAATAGAGAATTTACACGCATCAGTGGGCGGCAAGGAGATCCTCAAGGGGATTAACCTGGAGATCGGTGCCGGTGAAGTGCACGCCATCATGGGGCCGAACGGTTCCGGAAAATCGACCCTCTCCAATGTGATAGCCGGCCGTGATGGCTACGAAGTCACCCAGGGCACGATCACCTATAAGGGCAAGAACCTTCTGGAAATGAATCCGGAAGAGCGCGCCTGGGAGGGCGTGTTTCTCGCCTTCCAGTATCCGGTCGAGATTCCCGGCGTGAACAACACCTATCTGCTCAAGGCGGGCGTTAATGCCAAGCGCAAGCATCAGGGTGAACAGGAGCTCGATGCGATCGATTTCATGCAGCTGGTGAAAGCGAAGGCAAAACTGGTCGAGCTCGATCAGTCATTCCTGTCACGCGGCGTGAATGAGGGTTTCTCCGGCGGTGAAAAGAAACGTAACGAGATTTTCCAGATGGCAGTGCTTGAGCCATCACTGGCGCTGCTCGACGAAACCGATTCTGGGCTTGATATCGATGCCCTGCGTATTGTCGCCAAGGGTGTGAATACGTTGCGTGCGGCAGATCGCTCGATTGTTATGGTGACGCATTATCAGCGCCTGCTCGACTACATTAAACCGGATGTCGTGCACGTGCTGGCAGACGGTAAAATCCTCAAGACCGGCGATGCCTCTCTGGCGCTGGAGCTGGAAGAGCGCGGATATGACTGGGTTCGCGAAGAGGCTGCTGCATGA